The following is a genomic window from Litoribacterium kuwaitense.
GGACAAAGCCATCTATCATTTCCGCTGCTTTTTCTGGTGAGAACAACGCATACGCAGGCCAAGATGTCCGGTACGTATCCCAAAAACCGTTATTCACATATGGTTTTCCTTTTACGACAGGTGCCCCTGTTTGCGAGGGTGTATCGATGCTTTCTTTCTTTGTAAAAGGGCTAGCATAGCTGTATTCCGGTTCTGTTTCTGTGCCTGTATTCTCATACGCAATGTTCGGATAAAGGTATAATCGGTAAAGATTTGAATAAAACGTAACACGCTCTTCTTTTGCAGCATGAGGAATATGAAAAGCGCGTAACCTGTCATCCCACTGCCTTTTTGCCCTTTCTTTTATATCGTCAAATGAATCCGTTGGGGCGATGTCTAAAGACAAGTTCTTTTTAGCTTGTTCAACGCTAATAAATGAGGTAGCCAGCTTCATCGTGACCGTACGGGAACTCGCTGGTGTTTGGAAACGAACGTACCCGGCAACATCATCACGTCCTTCGCCCGTCAAATGGCCATACTGCTGAATCGGCCGATCAAACTCGGCATACACATACATCCTTGGAGCACCTGCAGACAAACCGCTCCGCACATCGGAGTACCCAGTCACGACCTGCTGCTCGACATCAAAAGAAAGCCCTCCCTCGTTTGTCACATTATCAAAAAGAATGTCAGAATGCTCCCCTTGAAATGTAAACTGAAACATCGCCGCATAAGTCGTAGGTGCCATTTTAACCTCTATACCGTCATCAAAAGTGACTTCATAAACATATGGCTTAGCGGTCTCGTTGTCGTGGGAAAATGATAGCGCACGCTTGCCGCGATTGATCGTTGGATGTTTGCTTCCATCCGCTGGCATCACCTGAAATGTCTGGCGATCCCCCATCCACGGGCTAGGTTCATGACTCACCGCAAAAGCTTGCAATTCAGGAAGGTTGTTTTCGTTGTTTTGCTCCTGATAGCTGTACAACCAAGTGGTAGAGCCGGCATCCGTCACAGGTGTCCAAAAGTTGAAGCCATGTGGTACGGCAACAGCCGGGAAATTGTTACCTCTAGAGAAGGTGCCATTTGAATTCGTACCACGTAAAATCGACACATCTTCGACTGGTGATTGTGATTGACCATCTTGATTGATCTTGGCGATCTGCAAGTCATCGATACTACCAGCAAACGAACCTTCTACACCTTGCGCTTCAAACGTAAGAAAAACACGCTCAGTTATTTTTCCTAAAGCGACTTTCCCAAGATGTACTCTTTTCACATTCCATTGATTTGGATAAAGTGTCTTAGATTTTCCTTGTTCATTTGCTGTGAACCTGGCTCTATGTTGGTCTCTTGCCTCTAGATCGCTCAAAAATGTACCGTCTGTAAACTGTACGTCTACTGCGACATATGTAGCTAAATAAAGCGCGTCATATTCATGTCCAACCTGGGGATGAATCATATATGAGAGCTCTGTTTCTGCTGTCACTTCAAGCGTAAGCGCGAAAAGTTCTCGACGCATGAATTCGCCGGTTGTGCTAGCGCCCTCATACATTAAAGCCTGCATTCCTGTCCAGCCAACATTTGTTTTAGCTGTGTAACTCTCTTTTGGACCCGCGCCAATCGTGACATCAAGCCATTGCCCTGACGTTTTACTACAATGAGTATGGTCCGTTTCAATCAGTGGCGAAGTACGAAGTTCGTCTTCTTCAAACGATGTAAAAAATGAGTGATTAGCCATTATGATTTCTCCCTCCTCCAAACTCGAAAACTTCCTATAAGCACAGCTCTTAAAGGATCATGATACCACCGAAATCTACCTGCTGTCTGTCCTATTTGTCAAAAAAACGTGGTGTGAGTAAACGTTCACAGCTTCTTAAAAATTGGTTACTTCACTTCATATTTCTTTAGTCGGTCAATAGGAAGAGGAGCTATCAAATGACAGCTCCTCTGTAATATAATTAGCTTATTTTAACAATTGGCTTAATCGTTTGACCTGCTTTTGAATCTTCAAAAGCCTGATTAATATCTGAGAAGTCGTATAGTTTAACGAGCTTATCGAACGGAAAAAGACCTCTTTTATAATAATCGACTAATTTAGGAATGAAAAGCTGCGGAACAGCATCACCTTCAATCACACCTACCATCATTTTTCCTTCCGCCATAATTTCTTCATGAACGTTAATATTGACCTCAGGCGTCACACCAACAACAGCAAGCTGACCAAGAGGGCGAAGTGCCTGCAAGCCTTGATGTACTACAGCCGGAACACCTGTCGTTTCAATGCCATAATGACTACCGCCCTTTGTCACTTCTTTAATTTCCTTTAAAACATCAACTTTCTTACTATTGAATGTATGTGTTGCACCTAGCTCCTTCGCAAGCTCCAAGCGGCTCTCATGAATGTCAATAGCGATGATGTGCTCACATCCGATCAGCTTGGCAGCCATAATTGCACTTAAGCCAACCGCCCCTGTACCATAGACAGCAATCGAACTACCGAACTCTGGCTTTAACTTATTGAGAACAGTCCCGCTCCCAGTTTGAATACCACAGCCTAACGGCCCTAATAACGTCAAATCTACATCTTTGTCTACCTTCACGACATTTCGCTCATTGGCAATCGCATATGTACCAAATGAAGACTGGCCAAAGAATGTTGAAAGCTTCTGTTGTTGCTTGTGCAAACGATGTGATCCATCATCCATCGTGCCACCAAAGTTTAATTCGTTAAAATCAACACAGACCGATGGGTGACCGGTTAAACAGTTTTCACAATGCCCACAGGAAGCATAAGATAGGACGACATGATCACCTGGCTCAATGGTCTTCACGCCTTCTCCCACTTTCTCAACAATTCCAGACCCTTCATGCCCCAATACAGCTGGAAATGGAGATAAACCGAGGTCGCGTGCGACTGCATCGGTATGGCATACTCCTGAAGCGACGACTTTGATCAACACTTCAGTCGCTTTCGGTTCAGCGATTTCAATTTCTTCAATTTTAAATTCTTCCCCTTTGGCATGAGTTACAGCTGCTTTAATCTTCATGATCATTCGTCTCCTTTTTCCATAAATGTATACCATTCAACGGCCTTGCCCTTAAGATTCCCAAAAGGCTGTAGCCAATTCGTAGACGTCCACTACAAAAAGTTTAACGCCAACACCATGTTAAAAACAACTAAACTGCCTGCCCCCCATGGTTATAGAGAACAGACAGTCACATATGTTTTCTTATTCAAAAAGGTTTGGATCACCTTATGCAAACAAGCTCGTCGAATGCTTAGGCTGCACTTTACTGTCAGGGTTGAGATACGCGAATGCATTATTGATTGCAGTAGGCCCTTCCCCAAAACCGGTGGCAATGAGCTTGATTTTCCCTTCATATGTGGTAATATCCCCTGCGGCATAGATGCCAGGAATATTTGTTTCCATACGTGTATTGACGACAATTGAGTTTTTCTCGATCTCTAGCCCCCAATTTTTAATTGGGCCGAGAGAGGAAATAAAGCCATAGTTGACAACGAGCGTGTCTGCCTCAAGTGTAGAGAGCTCGCCTTCTTTATTTTTAATAACGACTTCCGTCACATCAGGATCGCCAACGATATCAACGATGTCACACGGTGTCATAATGTTAACGGACGATTCCCTTAATTGATTAACGCTATGTTCATGTGCTCTGAACTGATCACGCCGGTGTACAATCGATACCTCTTTTGCAATCGGCTCGAGCATTAATGCCCAGTCAACTGCTGAGTCTCCACCACCAGCAACGACAACTTTGTGGTCGCGAAATGCACTAAGGTCTTTAATATGATAATGCAAGCAACGACCTTCATATTTTTCAGCACACTCAAGCTTTAGCTTTCGAGGCTGGAAGGAACCGACGCCACCTGTAATCAGGACGGTTTTTGATAAATGGATGTCTTCTCCTGATTTGATCAAAAACGTGCCGTCTGCTTGCTTCGTTACCTCATCAACCTGACTTCCAAGAATGATCGATTGATCAAATTTTTGCATTTGCTCACGAAGGTTATCTACAAGTTCACTTGCTTTGATCTTAGGAAAACCAGCGACATCATATATATATTTATCCGGATATAGCGCCGTCAACTGCCCTCCCAACTCTGGCATACTGTCGATGACTTTCACTTTCATATCGCGCATTCCGCCATAAAACGCTGCGAAAAGCCCTGTCGGCCCCGCACCGATAATGGTTACATCGTATACTTCACTCATCCTTACGCCCTCCTGTGTTGTCTATGGTTAGCGGTTGGCTAATCTACCTCTCCGTAACTGTTTTGAAAAAACCTGACGTTTCTTATTATATAAAAAAAAAAGCATCCAGTCACTCATTGAGATTGAAAGTCATTTACAGACTTTTCACAATGCCTCTAAATACTTTTCACGTTTTCAAAAATATGGTTTACTACAAGCATAATGAGTGAAGCCGTGGAGGAACAATCACAATGTCCATTTACCTTGAGCAAATCTTCCAAGCCGCAATGATTTTTCCATTTGTGGCCCTTATATTTACCATTCCAACGATCATTCTACAATACCGTCGCTTTGGGCATCTTCACTTCTTGCGACTGTTGATTGTATTTTCCTTTTACTTATATATCCTTAACCTTGCTTTTTTAGTCATGCTGCCGCTTCCGACGACTTTACATAATTGCCCTGATGGTGCTGTGAGCGGTGCATTATATCAGCTAGAGCCCTTTCGTTTTTTTACGGATATCGCCAAGGAAGCGCATTTTCACCCGCAAGTACCAGAAAGCTACCTTCGTATATTTAAAGCCTCATCGTTTTATCAGGTGGCGTTTAATATTTTGCTGTTTCTTCCGCTAGGTGTGTATTTTCGTTATTATTTTATCCAACGTTTTATTCCAACTGCCCTGTTTTCCTTAGGTTTATCACTTTTTATTGAAATAACACAAGGAACGGGTGTATATGGCTTATTCGCATGCCCATATCGCGTTTTGGACGTAGATGATCTTTTCGCCAACACGTTAGGAGGGATCTTAGGGTTTATAGCGGCACCATTATTTACCTTTTTCCTACCTGAGCGTAAACGATTGCTCCGTTATCAAGCTGCCGATCGAGTGAGTGCTGTCAGACGGGTGATCGCATGGGGCGTTGACTACGTCATCTTACAACTCATATGGAGCTTTTATTTAGAAACCTTGTCATATTCAAAACCCGTATTGCTTTTCATTCTCCTGATCCTATATTTCGGTGTCCTGCCTTATTTATGGAAAGGGTTCACTTTCGGCAAATGGCTCCTACGCTTCCGTATTGAGGACATTAACGGGAGAAGACATTTCTTCCGATTTCTGCACCGGGGGACTTGGCCATCCCTACTGCTGACCTTAGATGTAGCCTACTTCCAATGGGTGAATTCAGTTTCAATTGTATCCCGTGTAGACGCGTTTATTTTTCTAGCCATTTTATGTTTACACGCCGCGTTCTTTTTACTCGTCATTTTTCGAATTACACGTGCTGACACGCGTCTATTCTATGAAAAATGGAGCCGTACGAAAAAGCGCCCCCTGTAAGCGGGCTTCAATGTATAAACAACGGCAAACTTAACTTTGTCCAAAGCTTTTTGCTTAGAAATCCTACTATTTTTCAGCCTAGCTTGAAAACGCTTCGCAGACTAAGCGCGAAGGCGAGCGAAGACACGAATAATACATTTCGTTCATGAGAGGGCGAGCGAGCCGAGTAACAACGGATGAGAGCGTTTGGCAACAGGACGCCTAGGCACGAAGGCGAGCAAAGACACGAATCGTACATTTCGTTCATAAGAGGACGAGTGACCCGAGTAACAACGGATGAGAGTGTTTGGAAACAGGCTGCCTCAGCTTTTGACTAGGACACATTTCCTCTTTACAATAATGCTCAACGACGAATGAGAGAAGGAATGCCGATGCTTCGGGACGATTTTATTATGCGCATGTTTCAATCTGTCACCCAGTTAGCCGCGCGACTGGCCGGTCTCAGAGCTGAGCGGAATAAAGCTGACAGTGAGCATCTTATTGACGAGGCGATTAAAGGAACGACAGGTTTAAGCCGCCAAACGGTGAATGTTTTACCGGCTCAAGAATTAAAAGAATTGTTCTCAGCCAGAGAAGATGAAGCTGAACGTATAGCTACACTAGCCTTGCTTCTATTAGAAGAAGGCGATCATCACGAAGCTTTTCAAGAAACGGAGGAAGCTTATCAAGATTACGCTAAAGGGTTTGTTTTACTAGTGAACGCGCTAGGTTCGATACCTAACAAACAAATGGAAGCTGAACTGAACCGTAAAGCTGACGACTTATTAGAGCGCCTGACCGCTTCAAACCGTTATAGCGGTTGGGGACTAGCAGCGATAGATTATTACGAAGAAATCAAGAAACGTTATGATCTTGCAGAAAATGTTTTATTTGCACTCGCTGAAGAAAAGCCGTCAGAAGCTGTTCAGCAACGCGGTCTTTCCTTTTATCGTCAACGCCTTCAAGAAGATGAGGCTGTTTTACAGAAAAGAAAATTGCCAAAAAATGAGGTCCTTGAAGGGGAAGCTGATTTTTTACACTTATTTAAATGAGGGCGTGTCAACCGAAACGAGAGTGCTTTCCGGACTGTTATCGATAGACACTCACCCGCCTATTCATATAATATTAAGCAAAGGAGGGCTAGATCTTGTTGTTCCTATTGTGATCAACCCTCGCGTTTACTAGTTTTATATGTATTCTTATTCTACTGATCATTAAAAAATGGATCATTACTAAAACGATCCCCTCCTCCCACTACACTCCATTTGACTACATTGCCGCACAAACGACTGTTGAACACCATGAAGAAATGGAGAATGTCGGCGACGAGGAAGACGACGATATCCGCAGCCAGTTTCCACCCCAGCACTAAAAAAAGGAGTCGTGAGCGCACATGCTACAAACTGTACAATTAGGGAAAACCGACTTACATGTCGTACCGGTCGGTCTTGGGACGAATGCTGTTGGTGGGCATAATATTTTTCCAAACTTAGACGATCAAGTAGGAAAAAACGTTGTAAAAACCGCGTTAGATGAAGGAATCAATTTTCTAGACACGGCATTTATCTATGGCCCTGAACGTTCGGAAGAACTAATCGGCGAAGTCCTAACCGAAACCGGGCAGCGATCAGATGTGATCCTCGCGACCAAAGGGGCCCACAAAATTGTTGATGGTGAGGTCACTTTAGTTAACACGCCTTCATTTTTAAAACAATCTGTGGACGAGAGCCTGCGTCGCCTGCAAACGGACTATATTGACCTTTTCTATATCCATTTTCCTGATGAAACAACACAAAAGTCAGAAGCCGTAGGTGCTTTAAAGGAACTAAGGGACGCGGGAAAAATACGTACGATCGGTGTTTCCAATTTTTCGCTTGAACAATTAAAAGACGCGAACCAAGATGGCTACGTTGATGTCGTCCAGGATGAGTTTAATTTACTCAAACGACAAGCCGAAAACACGTTACTCCCATACTGCATAGAGAATGATATTTCCTTCATCCCCTATTTTCCTCTCGCTTCCGGACTATTGAGTGGGAAGTATGATGAACATAGTACTTTTGAAGATGGACGTGCGAACCATCCTTTATTCCAAGGAAAAACTTACCAGCAAAACATTGCTAAAGTCAACGAACTTAAAAAGATTGCCAATCACAAAAAGATTGAGGTCGCTCATCTCGTCTTAAGCTGGTATTTGCACCATGAAGCGATTGACGTCGTTATACCTGGAGCAAAACAACCGGAGCAAGTCCTGCGAAATTTAAAAACGATCGATGTGTCACTCACCTCAGAAGAATTTGCTCAAATTGATGCGATCTTTCGTTAACTTTGCTTTGCAGTAACCGCTGTCTCTTTCTGTGACAGCGGTTTTTCAAACTCACTGACAGCAGACAGGACAAGTAGTTAAAGGTTTGGTAAACTAGGATAAAATCTACCATTCAGGAGTATCGCATATGATGAAAACGTTTATGTTGACGAGAGCTGACTGTCATAGATTACTTTCGTTTCAGGAGCTTCTCCCATACATCAGGTCCACATTAAAAGCACAAGCCGCTCCAGTCTCTGCGATACCAAAGAGTCAGGAGCTTAGACAAGCACGTTGTGAATTAGGGAGAATCAACGGAATTCCAGCTTACACTGTCAATGCACTTCCTGCGTCCTCATCAGAATCTAACATGATTCATTTATATCACGCCGTCGATGATCAGCTGCTCGCATTGATGCCGGCACATCATATTAGTAAACTAAGCACACTTGCCCTTGCAGCTTATGGCTCATCCCTACTTGCCCAGGAACAGCACGCCACAATTGGCATCATAGGATGGAATGATGACATGCGCTTGTTTTGTGACATGGTCCATTATTTACGCCCGATGGACTCAAAAAACCTTCTCATTTATACTCAACAACACGTCCAACTATCTTCAGTGCCTCCTCATCAGTCGTGTGAAACGGTAGACAATGTAGATACGATATTAGCAGAATCAGATACTATTTTCGTAGCCCCAGGTGCTGCAGTCTTGTTAACACACGCCATCTTTTGGCGCTCGTCACTGCAAATTACCCTTCTTGGAGAAAAGCTGCCGAGTCCACAACGGGCATTCCGGCAGCCGGTTCAATACTGGCATGAACAAAAACAAGACGCCCGCCCAACAGCCCATCAGTTACACGAACTACTTTCGAACGAATTTGACTCACATACCGATCCACGAACGATCCATGTCCTTGAAGCAGACCGTTTATCGTCTCTAGAGTTGGCTGCAGCATGGCAAATTTACAAAAAAGGACTTTATTATGGATATGGTCAATGGATGGACTTCATCACATAACAAAACCCGTCGCATGCCACTGGCTCTTTCGCCAGGACATTAGACGGGTTTTGCTTGTTTAAAATGCTTCGCGCAAACAGGACTTATCCACCTAGATTTTCAATTGTATTTTGCAACTCGCGCAACTGGTCTAAACTCTGAAACAATTCACTATTTCTCAGTTCGTCAACAGACATATTCGCATCAGACAGTTTTCCTTGCAATTGTTGTAAAGAAGCTTCTGCATCGGCTGAAAAGCTGCTAATTTGTGCATGGATGTCCTCAGCAAATCCAGGCGGCTCAATATTTTGAAAGGATTCCATCTCGTTTAAAAACTGTTGGACATATTCATCAAGCTGCGCCTTCGTTTCTGGATCGTTTGCCGCTTCCTCAAGCATCGCAGGGGCTTCCTGCGTAAACTGCTGGACATCCTCAATATACGTCATTGCTTCTTCAGAATATCCAATGCCTTGATTGACTTCATCTAATAGACCACAACCACTCAACAACATAGCCACGAAGATTAGGCTTATCACACTTACTTTTTTTATCAATATCATCGCCTCCACGACGGTTCATGCTCTCTTTATACCTTATATAATAGCGTAATTGCAATTGCTCATCGCTGAAAAACATTTGGTATATCAGACTTTCATGAAATGTTCAAACTCGATAGAGCCGTCAAAGCTTCATTTCTAATATAATGACAGGAAGAGTTTCTTTCGGTTCGTCATGAGACTGTTTCTACGGTAACAAGCCAATAAGCAGACGGTCGATCTGATAGATAGAGTATTTCACAT
Proteins encoded in this region:
- a CDS encoding DUF6376 family protein, yielding MIKKVSVISLIFVAMLLSGCGLLDEVNQGIGYSEEAMTYIEDVQQFTQEAPAMLEEAANDPETKAQLDEYVQQFLNEMESFQNIEPPGFAEDIHAQISSFSADAEASLQQLQGKLSDANMSVDELRNSELFQSLDQLRELQNTIENLGG
- a CDS encoding DUF6483 family protein: MPMLRDDFIMRMFQSVTQLAARLAGLRAERNKADSEHLIDEAIKGTTGLSRQTVNVLPAQELKELFSAREDEAERIATLALLLLEEGDHHEAFQETEEAYQDYAKGFVLLVNALGSIPNKQMEAELNRKADDLLERLTASNRYSGWGLAAIDYYEEIKKRYDLAENVLFALAEEKPSEAVQQRGLSFYRQRLQEDEAVLQKRKLPKNEVLEGEADFLHLFK
- a CDS encoding NAD(P)/FAD-dependent oxidoreductase — its product is MSEVYDVTIIGAGPTGLFAAFYGGMRDMKVKVIDSMPELGGQLTALYPDKYIYDVAGFPKIKASELVDNLREQMQKFDQSIILGSQVDEVTKQADGTFLIKSGEDIHLSKTVLITGGVGSFQPRKLKLECAEKYEGRCLHYHIKDLSAFRDHKVVVAGGGDSAVDWALMLEPIAKEVSIVHRRDQFRAHEHSVNQLRESSVNIMTPCDIVDIVGDPDVTEVVIKNKEGELSTLEADTLVVNYGFISSLGPIKNWGLEIEKNSIVVNTRMETNIPGIYAAGDITTYEGKIKLIATGFGEGPTAINNAFAYLNPDSKVQPKHSTSLFA
- a CDS encoding aldo/keto reductase — its product is MLQTVQLGKTDLHVVPVGLGTNAVGGHNIFPNLDDQVGKNVVKTALDEGINFLDTAFIYGPERSEELIGEVLTETGQRSDVILATKGAHKIVDGEVTLVNTPSFLKQSVDESLRRLQTDYIDLFYIHFPDETTQKSEAVGALKELRDAGKIRTIGVSNFSLEQLKDANQDGYVDVVQDEFNLLKRQAENTLLPYCIENDISFIPYFPLASGLLSGKYDEHSTFEDGRANHPLFQGKTYQQNIAKVNELKKIANHKKIEVAHLVLSWYLHHEAIDVVIPGAKQPEQVLRNLKTIDVSLTSEEFAQIDAIFR
- a CDS encoding VanZ family protein — its product is MSIYLEQIFQAAMIFPFVALIFTIPTIILQYRRFGHLHFLRLLIVFSFYLYILNLAFLVMLPLPTTLHNCPDGAVSGALYQLEPFRFFTDIAKEAHFHPQVPESYLRIFKASSFYQVAFNILLFLPLGVYFRYYFIQRFIPTALFSLGLSLFIEITQGTGVYGLFACPYRVLDVDDLFANTLGGILGFIAAPLFTFFLPERKRLLRYQAADRVSAVRRVIAWGVDYVILQLIWSFYLETLSYSKPVLLFILLILYFGVLPYLWKGFTFGKWLLRFRIEDINGRRHFFRFLHRGTWPSLLLTLDVAYFQWVNSVSIVSRVDAFIFLAILCLHAAFFLLVIFRITRADTRLFYEKWSRTKKRPL
- a CDS encoding NAD(P)-dependent alcohol dehydrogenase; the protein is MKIKAAVTHAKGEEFKIEEIEIAEPKATEVLIKVVASGVCHTDAVARDLGLSPFPAVLGHEGSGIVEKVGEGVKTIEPGDHVVLSYASCGHCENCLTGHPSVCVDFNELNFGGTMDDGSHRLHKQQQKLSTFFGQSSFGTYAIANERNVVKVDKDVDLTLLGPLGCGIQTGSGTVLNKLKPEFGSSIAVYGTGAVGLSAIMAAKLIGCEHIIAIDIHESRLELAKELGATHTFNSKKVDVLKEIKEVTKGGSHYGIETTGVPAVVHQGLQALRPLGQLAVVGVTPEVNINVHEEIMAEGKMMVGVIEGDAVPQLFIPKLVDYYKRGLFPFDKLVKLYDFSDINQAFEDSKAGQTIKPIVKIS
- a CDS encoding GH92 family glycosyl hydrolase, yielding MANHSFFTSFEEDELRTSPLIETDHTHCSKTSGQWLDVTIGAGPKESYTAKTNVGWTGMQALMYEGASTTGEFMRRELFALTLEVTAETELSYMIHPQVGHEYDALYLATYVAVDVQFTDGTFLSDLEARDQHRARFTANEQGKSKTLYPNQWNVKRVHLGKVALGKITERVFLTFEAQGVEGSFAGSIDDLQIAKINQDGQSQSPVEDVSILRGTNSNGTFSRGNNFPAVAVPHGFNFWTPVTDAGSTTWLYSYQEQNNENNLPELQAFAVSHEPSPWMGDRQTFQVMPADGSKHPTINRGKRALSFSHDNETAKPYVYEVTFDDGIEVKMAPTTYAAMFQFTFQGEHSDILFDNVTNEGGLSFDVEQQVVTGYSDVRSGLSAGAPRMYVYAEFDRPIQQYGHLTGEGRDDVAGYVRFQTPASSRTVTMKLATSFISVEQAKKNLSLDIAPTDSFDDIKERAKRQWDDRLRAFHIPHAAKEERVTFYSNLYRLYLYPNIAYENTGTETEPEYSYASPFTKKESIDTPSQTGAPVVKGKPYVNNGFWDTYRTSWPAYALFSPEKAAEMIDGFVQQYREGGWIARWSSPGYANLMVGTSSDVAFSDAYLKGVKAFDLDAFYQSAVKNAAVYSEDESVGRKGLATSIFKGYTSTDTPEGLSWALDGFINDFAISRLAYELAEEKNDSAYLADAIYFEQRSQRYVDLYCEEAGGFFIGKNVDGEWRQSAEDFNPDEWGGDYTETNAWNMGFHAPHDGQGLANLYGGREALAERLDQFMNRPERAKFPGHYGFVIHEMTEARDVRMGMYGHSNQPSHHILYMYNFAGQPWKTQKYVREVLSRLYIGSEIGQGYPGDEDNGEMSAWYIWSALGLYPLQVGTPSYVIGAPYFEEMSITLENGHALHVTAPNVSDINCYVQSLTVNGEQYEALTIPHETIANGATLEFEMGPAPSAWGSTTESLPSSLTAVTHDGIECIPRPWVDLLDQTEGVVKIKGENAPALWDNTSMTKVTVDNIPAFIDVSFTEQAQKVMMYTLTSAECAEEDPRSWCLEGSNDGQHWEVLDQQANVSFKWRRYTKPFLIQTPNDYTHYRLMISENGGARQTSLAQLELLGQPVKDV